GTGATCCTCTGTTTTTGATTGATGTGCAGCACAACATTCATTTCCTACAAGAGGTGATGCAGAACCGAAGATCAGATCTATTAGAATGGTGCATTATCTTCTTACTTACCCTTGAAAACATTCTATCTATTTACGAGATTGTCCGAGAGTCCACAGGAGCTTAACTCTGATACTACTACTACAAGATCATTGCAGAGtactcaaaaaaaaactctgtcAACATCAgaaagaatttttattttattttttcttaattattctCAGATtagttcatttgtttttttttttaattctctgTTTAAACCTGTAATAAAACTCAGCTTGAGCTGCTTATGTCACATTACAGTTtcataaaagttaaaaagatcaaaaatacaaaaaaatggtTTCAATCAATCAAGCCTCCTAAGCAAGTACTCAATTTGGACTTCCTTAGTGAGGGGCATGATTCTTTCTCCATAGAGTTTAGCAACCAAGCTAGGGTTGATTTTGTACGAAGGATCAGTCTCTGTATCGTTGATTGTTGTTATGTCTTGACCGAAAATCCTGGCTTTGATCTCAACTCTTTTCTTGATTACTTCTTCAACTGTTTCGTAAGTCAGAAGCCTCAGCAGTTGTGTCCGGTCCTGCCAAAGACTCACAAAGTCAGTTTATGATGACAAAAAGAAAGAGTGNctaaaaaaaaaaaagagagggcGTGGTGGCGTTTTACTTGTTCACGGATGGCAGTTTCGTAGGTAGCTGGATTCTCAAGAAACTTGGCCTCGGCAACAAATTTACCGAAGTGGATTCTCTTTGAAAGTATCTGCAAACACATCGTGTCACAGACAGCAGCTGAACCGCAGTTACCATCGTCCCCTGGATTGACCAGCCTTGGAAGGAGGTGTTTGAAATACATGTTCCACACCTTCTTGTTGATGTTTATAGAATCAGCACAGTGATGCAGAACCTGTGGGTATTGAATAGGGGGAAGGATTGGGTCAGGCAAGCACTGTGGGAAAAAAGGATGTTCATCTGGACTCTTGTACCTGTCCACCTAATTAAATctcaaaagcca
This Raphanus sativus cultivar WK10039 unplaced genomic scaffold, ASM80110v3 Scaffold0825, whole genome shotgun sequence DNA region includes the following protein-coding sequences:
- the LOC130503136 gene encoding chorismate mutase 3, chloroplastic-like (The sequence of the model RefSeq protein was modified relative to this genomic sequence to represent the inferred CDS: added 155 bases not found in genome assembly), with amino-acid sequence MEAMLLKPTFYNTPILNLANPSASVSYFACKSRFGQPGTLSLRHSSAASPIRYSRSLRVDESESLTLDSIRHSLIRQEDSIIFNLLERAQYRYNPDTYDEDAFAMEGFQGSLVEFMVRETEQLHAKVDRYKSPDEHPFFPQCLPDPILPPIQYPQVLHHCADSININKKVWNMYFKHLLPRLVNPGDDGNCGSAAVCDTMCLQILSKRIHFGKFVAEAKFLENPATYETAIREQDRTQLLRLLTYETVEEVIKKRVEIKARIFGQDITTINDTETDPSYKINPSLVAKLYGERIMPLTKEVQIEYLLRRLD